A region of Desulfobacterales bacterium DNA encodes the following proteins:
- a CDS encoding 1,4-dihydroxy-2-naphthoyl-CoA synthase encodes MISEIFDSNLWTGVKGFNFTDITYHRAKEHGTVRIAFNRPECRNAFRPHTVDELYTALDHARMTTDVGAVLLTGNGPSPKDGGWAFCSGGDQRIRGKDGYKYEAKDGIDMSKLGRLHILEVQRLIRFMPKIVIAVVSGWAVGGGHSLHVVCDLTLASEEYAIFKQTDPDVASFDSGYGSAYLAKQIGQKRAREIFFLGFNYSAKEAYEMGMVNKVIPHKNLEYEALKWAKVINSKSPTAMRMLKFGFNLTDDGLVGQQLFAGEATRLAYGTDEAQEGRESFLEKRPADYSKNPWHF; translated from the coding sequence ATGATTTCAGAAATATTTGACAGTAATTTATGGACAGGAGTTAAAGGATTTAATTTTACGGATATAACTTACCACAGAGCAAAAGAACACGGTACAGTTAGAATAGCTTTTAATAGGCCTGAATGCAGAAATGCTTTTCGGCCTCATACTGTAGATGAACTTTATACAGCCCTTGATCACGCTCGAATGACAACCGATGTCGGAGCTGTTTTATTAACAGGAAATGGTCCTTCTCCAAAAGATGGAGGTTGGGCTTTTTGTTCTGGAGGAGACCAGAGAATAAGAGGAAAGGATGGTTATAAATATGAAGCAAAAGACGGCATTGATATGTCTAAATTAGGGAGACTTCATATACTTGAGGTGCAGAGACTTATACGATTTATGCCAAAAATAGTTATTGCAGTAGTTTCAGGATGGGCTGTAGGTGGCGGCCATAGTTTACATGTAGTTTGTGATTTAACTTTAGCATCAGAAGAATACGCTATTTTTAAACAAACAGACCCTGACGTAGCAAGTTTTGATAGTGGCTATGGTTCAGCTTATCTTGCAAAACAAATCGGTCAAAAAAGAGCAAGGGAAATATTTTTTCTTGGGTTTAATTATTCAGCAAAAGAAGCTTATGAAATGGGCATGGTAAATAAAGTTATTCCCCATAAAAATTTGGAATATGAAGCATTAAAATGGGCAAAAGTAATTAATTCAAAATCTCCTACAGCTATGAGAATGCTTAAATTTGGATTTAATTTAACAGATGATGGACTCGTAGGCCAGCAGTTATTCGCGGGAGAAGCAACAAGACTTGCTTATGGAACAGATGAAGCTCAAGAAGGTAGAGAGTCTTTTCTCGAAAAAAGGCCTGCTGATTATTCAAAGAATCCATGGCATTTTTAA
- the menD gene encoding 2-succinyl-5-enolpyruvyl-6-hydroxy-3-cyclohexene-1-carboxylic-acid synthase, with protein sequence MAKKLLTQNINMVWSCLIIEELIKNKIDTFFISPGSRNSPLISALVYNDDAIKISVIDERAAAFCALGYAKAKGKPAVVICTSGTALSNYYPAVIEAYRDELPIIVLSADRPPELVDSDANQTIDQIKIFGKFSIKNLILPCPTVEYPLNTLVSKIDYITSIKSGPVHINCPFREPLSPIENYTALDGDYIIQSAKLFNSKIPYSCYNDIKKISYDLTDIKKIIEASKKGLIAIGRIGIFEDINKIKDFLNQIEWPVFCDISSSLKWIVPSSMQIFSFDHPLSVQTLKQYSPDTILQLGTALVSTQYYKTILNNDVQNIILVSEKRGYRDPSHKVNIQIKTSISSFIDSIDIKNNDTKQDKSSTKILFDSLNNLYSELKKNTPNEVLSFPIIAEIINQEIQEKEALFIGNSIVIRAFDSLLSAKPKQVSIISNRGVSGIEGNIATSIGYAKGSGSKVTAVIGDISFLHDLNSLFTLKELQNSSVIIIVINNQGGRIFERLPINNFPEIMTPYMTTPHNMNFKSIAEQFSIPYFIALTPLEFKKSYNEALNKNTNCLIEAAISPNSDLKIYRDRINISHFM encoded by the coding sequence ATGGCAAAAAAATTGCTTACACAAAATATAAATATGGTATGGTCTTGTTTGATAATAGAAGAATTAATAAAAAATAAGATTGATACTTTTTTTATTTCGCCTGGAAGCAGGAATTCTCCTTTAATTTCAGCCTTAGTATATAATGACGACGCAATAAAAATATCTGTCATTGATGAAAGAGCAGCCGCATTTTGCGCCTTAGGATATGCAAAAGCTAAAGGTAAACCAGCCGTAGTTATATGCACGTCAGGAACGGCACTTTCTAATTATTATCCGGCTGTAATCGAGGCTTACAGGGATGAATTACCGATTATAGTTTTAAGCGCAGACAGGCCCCCTGAATTAGTTGACAGTGATGCGAATCAAACCATTGACCAAATAAAAATATTCGGAAAATTTTCCATAAAAAATTTAATTTTGCCCTGTCCAACTGTGGAATATCCTCTTAATACCCTTGTTTCTAAAATCGATTATATTACGAGCATTAAATCAGGGCCTGTCCACATAAATTGTCCTTTTAGAGAGCCTCTTTCTCCGATTGAAAATTATACAGCTTTAGATGGCGATTATATAATCCAATCTGCAAAATTGTTTAATTCTAAAATACCATATTCCTGCTATAATGATATAAAAAAAATTAGCTATGACTTAACGGATATAAAAAAAATCATTGAAGCCTCTAAAAAAGGATTGATAGCTATCGGCAGAATAGGCATCTTTGAAGATATTAATAAAATCAAAGATTTTTTGAACCAAATTGAATGGCCTGTTTTTTGTGATATATCATCATCATTAAAATGGATTGTTCCATCTTCCATGCAAATCTTTAGTTTTGATCATCCATTGTCTGTTCAAACCCTAAAACAATATAGCCCTGATACGATTCTTCAGCTTGGAACGGCTCTTGTATCAACACAATACTATAAAACTATATTAAATAATGATGTGCAAAACATTATTTTAGTTTCAGAAAAAAGAGGATATAGAGACCCCTCTCACAAGGTTAATATACAGATTAAGACTTCTATTTCTTCTTTTATTGATTCCATTGATATAAAAAATAACGATACTAAACAAGACAAATCATCTACAAAAATTCTATTTGATTCGTTAAATAATCTTTATTCGGAATTAAAAAAAAATACGCCCAATGAAGTCTTAAGTTTTCCGATTATTGCGGAAATAATTAATCAAGAAATTCAAGAAAAAGAAGCTCTATTTATAGGAAATTCTATTGTTATAAGAGCATTTGACAGCTTGCTTTCAGCTAAACCAAAACAAGTATCTATTATTTCAAATAGAGGTGTAAGCGGTATAGAAGGGAATATCGCAACATCAATTGGCTATGCTAAAGGTTCTGGTAGTAAAGTTACGGCAGTTATAGGAGATATTTCTTTTCTCCATGATTTAAATTCATTGTTCACATTAAAAGAATTACAAAACTCATCAGTCATTATAATAGTAATAAATAATCAAGGTGGGCGTATATTTGAAAGGCTTCCTATAAATAATTTTCCGGAAATTATGACTCCATATATGACTACTCCCCATAATATGAATTTTAAATCTATAGCTGAACAATTTTCTATACCTTATTTTATTGCTTTAACTCCCTTAGAATTTAAAAAGTCTTATAATGAGGCTTTGAATAAAAATACAAACTGCTTAATCGAAGCAGCTATATCCCCCAATAGTGATTTAAAAATATATAGAGATAGAATTAATATATCTCACTTTATGTAA
- a CDS encoding isochorismate synthase, producing the protein MKISGKTFNFDELFKDELNDLRIENKYIRIEKQIDINYDILDLIFGYNVKEQFYFKDKNNSYEIAGLGNILTIKSSSQHEISKELKKLWNIDDNLCVFGGVSFFLDKIKSAEWKRFNCFRFTIPFIEIRKEENITKLIINFYNHNNLKALDVVKEISYKLKSIDNALTTNADIIPNKICNELLIPNQKQWENIIYKALTKINEKEISKIVLSRKKVLVGKNTWNPLLILNKISTIKENSFIFFYKISDENIFLGRSPERLISIKNNFLTAESIAGTRPRGKTDEEDHALEIELLNSKKEREEQRIVSRYIEGQMAKFCKNFNTEILEEILKLENIQHVITKYKGELDTNNNFLEILLSFHPTPAVGGNPSKRAQELIREYEPFERGWYAAPIGWMKKNEADFAVGIRSALIHKHELHIFGGAGVIHESDPYNEWKEIEYKMSNYSVSDEVN; encoded by the coding sequence GTGAAAATTAGCGGTAAAACGTTTAACTTTGATGAATTATTCAAAGATGAATTAAACGACTTACGTATTGAAAATAAATATATTCGAATCGAAAAGCAAATAGATATTAACTATGATATATTAGACTTAATTTTTGGTTATAACGTAAAAGAGCAATTTTATTTTAAAGATAAAAACAACTCTTATGAAATCGCAGGACTTGGCAATATTCTTACTATTAAAAGTTCTTCTCAACATGAAATATCTAAAGAATTAAAAAAATTATGGAATATTGATGACAATCTTTGCGTATTCGGAGGTGTAAGTTTTTTTTTAGATAAAATAAAGTCAGCCGAATGGAAAAGATTCAATTGTTTTAGATTCACGATACCTTTTATTGAAATAAGAAAAGAAGAAAATATAACTAAATTAATTATTAATTTTTATAATCATAATAATTTAAAGGCTCTGGATGTTGTCAAAGAAATATCTTATAAACTTAAATCAATAGATAATGCATTAACAACAAATGCAGATATTATTCCTAATAAAATATGTAATGAATTGCTTATACCTAATCAAAAACAATGGGAAAACATAATTTATAAAGCTTTAACTAAAATCAACGAAAAAGAAATAAGCAAGATTGTCCTATCGAGAAAAAAAGTTTTAGTCGGTAAAAATACTTGGAATCCATTGCTAATTTTAAATAAAATATCAACTATTAAAGAAAATTCTTTTATCTTTTTTTATAAAATATCAGACGAAAATATTTTTTTAGGAAGATCTCCAGAAAGACTTATATCTATTAAAAATAATTTCTTAACTGCTGAATCAATAGCAGGAACAAGGCCTCGTGGTAAAACTGATGAAGAAGATCATGCCCTTGAAATAGAACTGCTTAATTCCAAAAAAGAACGGGAAGAACAAAGAATTGTATCAAGATATATTGAAGGCCAAATGGCAAAGTTCTGCAAAAATTTCAATACAGAAATATTAGAAGAAATTTTAAAGTTAGAAAATATTCAGCATGTAATAACTAAATATAAAGGTGAATTAGATACTAATAATAATTTTTTAGAAATACTTTTATCTTTTCATCCGACCCCTGCTGTAGGAGGAAATCCTTCAAAAAGAGCGCAAGAATTAATTCGGGAATATGAGCCATTTGAAAGGGGATGGTATGCCGCTCCAATTGGGTGGATGAAAAAAAATGAAGCTGATTTTGCCGTTGGTATAAGGTCTGCTCTAATTCATAAGCATGAACTTCATATTTTTGGAGGAGCTGGCGTAATTCATGAGTCTGATCCCTATAATGAATGGAAAGAAATTGAATATAAAATGAGTAATTATTCTGTGTCAGATGAGGTAAATTAA